The following coding sequences lie in one Oncorhynchus nerka isolate Pitt River linkage group LG14, Oner_Uvic_2.0, whole genome shotgun sequence genomic window:
- the LOC115141172 gene encoding uncharacterized protein LOC115141172 isoform X1, giving the protein MWVLIWAALLLSLTERTTCQKKATAAAYNITFSPAEITPQTGLCAVIPCSFTHPDDFLASIAMWLKCPDAQCSIKFNMDSIFHSRNSSIAQEGYRRRVALLETDLTKKNCSMIINDITKTDDGDYKFRLSGTLNSGTRSKFTSTEKIKIAVKALTQNPSVLTPPLTEGEPATLTCTAPGICSGTPPNITWIWSGTGDNITELRDNTTTQRREDLTGFTTTHFSTLTFTPSAKHHGTKVTCLVTFNGSVTTNKTLKLNVTQGVSKDILAMLLNPPLITAVVIGAAFSSTICCIILCLTGKYKKYMHPITVEQILFTERKERTPKNLDSKSSFTNLEMVACEDQQRDAGQAVMGEQTHLQVELREGTENGGLQTSGAAGHSAPGEEPKEVDYASINYSLLKKKTPEEAEKKTTTTESDYVEIKREKKNEGGKDSGEGSGVMEEVEGEEMIGKDVEKENGKPVRETDEDTALYSNVKAIFGGK; this is encoded by the exons ATGTGGGTCCTCATCTGGGcagctctacttctctctctgacagagagaACCACATGCCAAA AGAAGGCCACTGCAGCAGCATACAACATCACCTTCAGTCCAGCAGAGATAACACCACAGACTGGACTATGTGCTGTTATTCCATGTTCGTTCACTCACCCTGATGACTTCCTTGCTAGCATAGCAATGTGGCTTAAATGCCCTGATGCACAATGTTCTATTAAATTCAACATGGACTCTATTTTCCACTCAAGAAACTCCTCTATAGCTCAGGAGGGTTATAGAAGGCGAGTAGCACTACTGGAGACAGACCTGACAAAGAAGAACTGCAGTATGATCATCAACGACATCACTAAGACTGATGACGGAGACTATAAATTTAGACTGTCCGGGACATTGAACAGTGGAACAAGAAGTAAATTTACATCCACAGAGAAAATTAAAATTGCAGTAAAAG CTCTGACCCAGAATCCCTCAGTGTTGACTCCTCCTCTGACAGAGGGAGAACCAGCGACCCTGACCTGCACCGCCCCGGGGATCTGCTCTGGAACTCCTCCTAACATCACATGGATATGGAGTGGGACAGGAGACAACATCACTGAGCtcagagacaacaccactacacaaAGGAGAGAGGATCTGACCGGCTTCACAACAACCCACTTCTCAACTTTGACCTTTACCCCCTCAGCTAAGCATCACGGCACCAAGGTCACATGTCTGGTGACCTTCAATGGAAGCGTCACCACCAACAAGACACTGAAATTGAATGTGACAC AGGGAGTATCTAAAGACATCTTGGCTATGCTGTTGAACCCACCACTGATTACTGCAGTTGTGATTGGTGCAGCCTTCTCATCCACCATCTGTTGTATCATCCTGTGTTTGACAGGGAAATATAAAAAGTACATGCATCCTATTACTGTCGAACAGATACTATTCACTGA ACGCAAAGAGAGGACCCCAAAGAACTTAGACTCCAAAAGCTCTTTCACGAACCTGGAAATGGTGGCATGTGAAGACCAACAG AGAGATGCAGGACAGGCAGTGATGGGCGAACAGACACATCTGCAGGTGGAGCTGAGGGAGGGAACTGAAAACGGAGGGCTCCAGACCAGTGGCGCTGCGGGACACTCTGCCCCAGGGGAAGAACCAAAAGAGGTGGACTACGCCAGTATCAACTACTCCCTACTGAAGAAGAAGACACCTGAGGAGGCAGAGAAGAAGACCACTACCACAGAGTCAGATTACGTCGAAATCAAACGAGAGAAGAAGAATGAGGGGGGAAAAGATAGTGGAGAGGGGAGTGGTGTGATGGAAGAGGTGGAAGGGGAGGAGATGATAGGGAAGGACGTGGAGAAAGAGAACGGTAAGCCAGTACGAGAGACAGATGAAGATACAGCGCTTTACTCCAACGTCAAGGCTATTTTTGGTGGAAAGTGA
- the LOC115141172 gene encoding myeloid cell surface antigen CD33-like isoform X2 has product MWVLIWAALLLSLTERTTCQKKATAAAYNITFSPAEITPQTGLCAVIPCSFTHPDDFLASIAMWLKCPDAQCSIKFNMDSIFHSRNSSIAQEGYRRRVALLETDLTKKNCSMIINDITKTDDGDYKFRLSGTLNSGTRSKFTSTEKIKIAVKALTQNPSVLTPPLTEGEPATLTCTAPGICSGTPPNITWIWSGTGDNITELRDNTTTQRREDLTGFTTTHFSTLTFTPSAKHHGTKVTCLVTFNGSVTTNKTLKLNVTQGVSKDILAMLLNPPLITAVVIGAAFSSTICCIILCLTGKYKKRKERTPKNLDSKSSFTNLEMVACEDQQRDAGQAVMGEQTHLQVELREGTENGGLQTSGAAGHSAPGEEPKEVDYASINYSLLKKKTPEEAEKKTTTTESDYVEIKREKKNEGGKDSGEGSGVMEEVEGEEMIGKDVEKENGKPVRETDEDTALYSNVKAIFGGK; this is encoded by the exons ATGTGGGTCCTCATCTGGGcagctctacttctctctctgacagagagaACCACATGCCAAA AGAAGGCCACTGCAGCAGCATACAACATCACCTTCAGTCCAGCAGAGATAACACCACAGACTGGACTATGTGCTGTTATTCCATGTTCGTTCACTCACCCTGATGACTTCCTTGCTAGCATAGCAATGTGGCTTAAATGCCCTGATGCACAATGTTCTATTAAATTCAACATGGACTCTATTTTCCACTCAAGAAACTCCTCTATAGCTCAGGAGGGTTATAGAAGGCGAGTAGCACTACTGGAGACAGACCTGACAAAGAAGAACTGCAGTATGATCATCAACGACATCACTAAGACTGATGACGGAGACTATAAATTTAGACTGTCCGGGACATTGAACAGTGGAACAAGAAGTAAATTTACATCCACAGAGAAAATTAAAATTGCAGTAAAAG CTCTGACCCAGAATCCCTCAGTGTTGACTCCTCCTCTGACAGAGGGAGAACCAGCGACCCTGACCTGCACCGCCCCGGGGATCTGCTCTGGAACTCCTCCTAACATCACATGGATATGGAGTGGGACAGGAGACAACATCACTGAGCtcagagacaacaccactacacaaAGGAGAGAGGATCTGACCGGCTTCACAACAACCCACTTCTCAACTTTGACCTTTACCCCCTCAGCTAAGCATCACGGCACCAAGGTCACATGTCTGGTGACCTTCAATGGAAGCGTCACCACCAACAAGACACTGAAATTGAATGTGACAC AGGGAGTATCTAAAGACATCTTGGCTATGCTGTTGAACCCACCACTGATTACTGCAGTTGTGATTGGTGCAGCCTTCTCATCCACCATCTGTTGTATCATCCTGTGTTTGACAGGGAAATATAAAAA ACGCAAAGAGAGGACCCCAAAGAACTTAGACTCCAAAAGCTCTTTCACGAACCTGGAAATGGTGGCATGTGAAGACCAACAG AGAGATGCAGGACAGGCAGTGATGGGCGAACAGACACATCTGCAGGTGGAGCTGAGGGAGGGAACTGAAAACGGAGGGCTCCAGACCAGTGGCGCTGCGGGACACTCTGCCCCAGGGGAAGAACCAAAAGAGGTGGACTACGCCAGTATCAACTACTCCCTACTGAAGAAGAAGACACCTGAGGAGGCAGAGAAGAAGACCACTACCACAGAGTCAGATTACGTCGAAATCAAACGAGAGAAGAAGAATGAGGGGGGAAAAGATAGTGGAGAGGGGAGTGGTGTGATGGAAGAGGTGGAAGGGGAGGAGATGATAGGGAAGGACGTGGAGAAAGAGAACGGTAAGCCAGTACGAGAGACAGATGAAGATACAGCGCTTTACTCCAACGTCAAGGCTATTTTTGGTGGAAAGTGA
- the LOC115141172 gene encoding uncharacterized protein LOC115141172 isoform X3, giving the protein MWVLIWAALLLSLTERTTCQTLTQNPSVLTPPLTEGEPATLTCTAPGICSGTPPNITWIWSGTGDNITELRDNTTTQRREDLTGFTTTHFSTLTFTPSAKHHGTKVTCLVTFNGSVTTNKTLKLNVTQGVSKDILAMLLNPPLITAVVIGAAFSSTICCIILCLTGKYKKYMHPITVEQILFTERKERTPKNLDSKSSFTNLEMVACEDQQRDAGQAVMGEQTHLQVELREGTENGGLQTSGAAGHSAPGEEPKEVDYASINYSLLKKKTPEEAEKKTTTTESDYVEIKREKKNEGGKDSGEGSGVMEEVEGEEMIGKDVEKENGKPVRETDEDTALYSNVKAIFGGK; this is encoded by the exons ATGTGGGTCCTCATCTGGGcagctctacttctctctctgacagagagaACCACATGCCAAA CTCTGACCCAGAATCCCTCAGTGTTGACTCCTCCTCTGACAGAGGGAGAACCAGCGACCCTGACCTGCACCGCCCCGGGGATCTGCTCTGGAACTCCTCCTAACATCACATGGATATGGAGTGGGACAGGAGACAACATCACTGAGCtcagagacaacaccactacacaaAGGAGAGAGGATCTGACCGGCTTCACAACAACCCACTTCTCAACTTTGACCTTTACCCCCTCAGCTAAGCATCACGGCACCAAGGTCACATGTCTGGTGACCTTCAATGGAAGCGTCACCACCAACAAGACACTGAAATTGAATGTGACAC AGGGAGTATCTAAAGACATCTTGGCTATGCTGTTGAACCCACCACTGATTACTGCAGTTGTGATTGGTGCAGCCTTCTCATCCACCATCTGTTGTATCATCCTGTGTTTGACAGGGAAATATAAAAAGTACATGCATCCTATTACTGTCGAACAGATACTATTCACTGA ACGCAAAGAGAGGACCCCAAAGAACTTAGACTCCAAAAGCTCTTTCACGAACCTGGAAATGGTGGCATGTGAAGACCAACAG AGAGATGCAGGACAGGCAGTGATGGGCGAACAGACACATCTGCAGGTGGAGCTGAGGGAGGGAACTGAAAACGGAGGGCTCCAGACCAGTGGCGCTGCGGGACACTCTGCCCCAGGGGAAGAACCAAAAGAGGTGGACTACGCCAGTATCAACTACTCCCTACTGAAGAAGAAGACACCTGAGGAGGCAGAGAAGAAGACCACTACCACAGAGTCAGATTACGTCGAAATCAAACGAGAGAAGAAGAATGAGGGGGGAAAAGATAGTGGAGAGGGGAGTGGTGTGATGGAAGAGGTGGAAGGGGAGGAGATGATAGGGAAGGACGTGGAGAAAGAGAACGGTAAGCCAGTACGAGAGACAGATGAAGATACAGCGCTTTACTCCAACGTCAAGGCTATTTTTGGTGGAAAGTGA